GCGGCGCCGACCTCCCCCGCCGCGCCGACCTCGCCACCCCGCCCGATCCGGTTGCCGATGCGGGAGGAAGGCGCTAAACGGTGACCCCGATTGGGGCGTAGCCAAGTGGTAAGGCAGCGGTTTTTGGTACCGCCATGCGCTGGTTCGAATCCAGCCGCCCCAGCCATTTCCCATAGACGCTCGTAGACGCTCGGTTTCCGACGACCGAGCGCGTGGACCTGCCGCGTGCCGTTCTCGGCCATGCGGGTCCGCCACGCGAGTCTGCGCCCCGACCTCGGCACGAACGGGGCTTTTGCGGGATCGGTATCTTGTCATATCCGGCTCCTTGCGCGCATCGGCACAGCTGCGGAATGTTGCCGGGTTCGCCCGCTGTCGCGGCGGCGGCCGGGGTGGCCGGCGCGGAGCGGCGGCCCTCGCCCGGAGGTGGAAAACCGCCGGCGTGCGCTGGACTTGGCGCGCAGGGCCGACGCGTGCCGGCGGCGCCCCCCGGCGTGCGGCGAGCAGAGCGAGGAGCGCGCGTTCGGGTTGAGCATATTCCTGGGTTGTGAAACAGTGTGCCGGAAGAACGCCGCCGCATCGGGCGATCGGCTCCGCATCATAATCGTCGTTGCAGCGATGCTCGCCGCGAGAGCGCTGCCTCCACCAGGAAAAGGTCATGGCTGCACCTCGGGGAAAGCTTTCTCGATCACAGGTCTTCCCCGTTCTTCTCATCGAAGACGAGGACGGAGACGCGGCGTTGTTCCAGGCCTATTTGGAAGAAAGCACGACCGACCGGTACACTCTGACCCGCGCCAGCAACCTCACCGATGCCCTCGAGCACCTGCGCCGCACCCATTACGACGCGGTTCTGCTCGACCTCACATTGCCGGACTCCCGCGGCACGTCGAGCGTCGGCGCGGTGCGCGACGTGTCGCATGTGCCGGTCATCGTGCTGACCGGGATGGGCGAGGACGAGCTGGCGATGCGGTGCCTGGAGGCCGGCGCCGAGGATTATCTTCGCAAGAACGAGGTCGACGCCCGCGCCCTGCTGCGCGCCCTCGGCTACGCCATCATCCGGCGGCGCGAGGCGGAGCTGCGCACGATTTCCGACGCCCGCGCGCAGTACCAGACCATGTCCAACGGCGACCAGCCCAAGCCGGCGCTGAGCCCGCTGCGGGCCCGCGCGCCCGACGAGTTCCGCGCCTGCGCCACGCGCTATTACGAAACGCTGATCAGCTACACGACCGCCATCAACAACCGCATGCGCAAGCCGCGCGAGGGGATGTCGGACATCGCC
This portion of the Acuticoccus sp. I52.16.1 genome encodes:
- a CDS encoding response regulator transcription factor — encoded protein: MAAPRGKLSRSQVFPVLLIEDEDGDAALFQAYLEESTTDRYTLTRASNLTDALEHLRRTHYDAVLLDLTLPDSRGTSSVGAVRDVSHVPVIVLTGMGEDELAMRCLEAGAEDYLRKNEVDARALLRALGYAIIRRREAELRTISDARAQYQTMSNGDQPKPALSPLRARAPDEFRACATRYYETLISYTTAINNRMRKPREGMSDIADRLGRLNCAPRDLIAVHAAALELASGELPIERQCELVVEGRLFALEMMGVLLEFYRSSQATMEGRAAHDLSS